One genomic window of Rissa tridactyla isolate bRisTri1 unplaced genomic scaffold, bRisTri1.patW.cur.20221130 scaffold_29, whole genome shotgun sequence includes the following:
- the LOC128903383 gene encoding olfactory receptor 14J1-like codes for KPLHYGTLLGSRACVHMAAAAWGSGFLHALLHTANTFSLPLCQGNALDQFFCEIPQILKLSCSHSYLREVGLLALGCFLAFVCFVFIVLSYVQIFRAVLRIPSEQGRHKAFSTCLPHLAVVSLLVSTAVFAYLKPPSISSPVLDLVVAVLYSVVPPAVNPLI; via the coding sequence aaacccctgcactacgggaccctcctgggcagcagagcttgtgtccacatggcagcagctgcctggggcagtgggtttctccatgctctcctgcacacggccaatacattttccctacccctctgccagggcaatgccctggaccagttcttctgtgaaatcccccagatcctcaagctctcctgctcacactcctacctcagggaagttgggcttcttgcattagggtgttttttagcttttgtgtgttttgtgttcatcgtgctgtcctatgtgcagatcttcagggccgtgctgaggatcccctctgagcagggacggcacaaagccttttccacgtgcctccctcacctggccgtggtctccctgcttgtcagcactgccgtgtttgcctacctgaagcccccctccatctcctccccagttctcgacctggtggtggctgtgctgtactccgtggtgcctccagccgtgaaccccctcatc